In Streptomyces sp. NBC_00704, a genomic segment contains:
- a CDS encoding AAA domain-containing protein, which produces MTTEAAVDPGTAATLATDAILRDTLHGTARGVVVDSPPGAGKSTLVVRAALELADAGRSLMVVAQTNAQVDDLVARLARKSPELPVGRLHSSDADPYDKALDRLPNVRKSAKAGELTGLPVVVSTAAKWAHVKVDEPWRHAIVDEAYQMRSDGLLAVAGLFERALFVGDPGQLDPFSIVGGEQWAGLTYDPSASAVSTLLAHNPRLPQHRLPVSWRLPASAAPLVSDAFYPYTPFRSGTGHGDRSLSFAVPSDGSGPDRVIDEAAESGWGLLELPARHTPRTDPEAVRAVATVVRRLLDRGGAALSEGSPGPAPLTAGRIAVGTAHRDQAAAVRAALTELGVADVTVDTANRLQGMEFDVTVILHPLSGRPDATAFHLETGRLCVLASRHRHACVVVCRAGVSDLLDEYPSTEPVQLGTPAKFPDGWEAMMSTWDHWSEHRVVWRP; this is translated from the coding sequence GTGACCACCGAGGCCGCCGTCGACCCCGGCACCGCCGCGACCCTGGCCACCGACGCCATCCTGCGCGACACGCTGCACGGCACCGCGCGCGGGGTGGTCGTCGACTCGCCGCCGGGAGCCGGCAAGTCCACGCTCGTCGTCCGCGCCGCGCTCGAACTGGCCGACGCGGGGCGCTCGCTGATGGTGGTCGCCCAGACCAACGCCCAGGTGGACGACCTGGTCGCGCGGTTGGCGCGCAAGAGCCCCGAACTGCCGGTGGGCCGGTTGCACAGCAGCGACGCCGACCCGTACGACAAGGCGCTGGACCGGCTGCCGAACGTACGGAAGTCGGCGAAGGCGGGGGAGCTGACCGGGCTGCCGGTGGTCGTCTCCACCGCCGCCAAGTGGGCGCATGTGAAGGTAGACGAGCCCTGGCGGCACGCCATCGTGGACGAGGCGTACCAGATGCGGTCGGACGGGCTGCTCGCGGTGGCCGGGCTGTTCGAGCGGGCGCTGTTCGTGGGCGACCCCGGACAGCTGGACCCGTTCTCGATCGTGGGCGGCGAGCAGTGGGCGGGCCTGACCTACGACCCGTCGGCGTCCGCGGTGTCCACCCTGCTCGCCCACAACCCGCGGCTGCCGCAGCACCGGCTGCCGGTGTCGTGGCGGCTCCCGGCGTCCGCCGCGCCCCTGGTCTCCGACGCGTTCTACCCGTACACCCCGTTCCGCAGCGGGACGGGCCACGGCGACCGGTCGCTGTCCTTCGCCGTCCCCTCGGACGGCTCGGGCCCCGACCGGGTGATCGACGAGGCGGCGGAGTCGGGCTGGGGCCTGCTGGAGCTGCCCGCCCGGCACACCCCGCGCACCGACCCGGAGGCGGTGCGGGCGGTCGCCACGGTGGTGCGGCGCCTCCTGGACCGGGGCGGCGCGGCCCTCTCGGAAGGCTCCCCCGGCCCGGCCCCGCTGACCGCCGGCCGGATCGCCGTCGGCACGGCGCACCGCGACCAGGCGGCCGCGGTGCGCGCGGCGCTGACCGAGCTGGGCGTGGCGGACGTGACCGTGGACACGGCGAACCGGTTGCAGGGCATGGAGTTCGACGTCACGGTGATCCTGCACCCGCTCTCCGGCCGCCCCGACGCCACGGCCTTCCACCTGGAGACGGGCCGCCTGTGCGTCCTGGCCTCCCGCCACCGGCACGCGTGCGTGGTGGTGTGCCGGGCGGGGGTGAGCGACCTGCTGGACGAGTACCCCTCGACGGAACCCGTCCAGCTGGGGACGCCGGCGAAGTTCCCGGACGGCTGGGAAGCAATGATGTCCACATGGGATCACTGGTCCGAGCACCGGGTGGTCTGGCGTCCCTGA
- a CDS encoding bifunctional DNA primase/polymerase: MSSAYDEPLGVTPDGAAWLASAGTYPRSTLAFWEERPQAPVVLPCGSVFDIVSAPALFGRLMLDRLWSEGPGSGPVAAFRGRTLLFAAPGTAQRLPSLLEWEEWGADGRREGRAATVPPLLCHGTGDAVTVPALTPSDAGCATRWMVAPDTRHPWLPGPEILLWAAVRAARSAVRISISPPPDQDAKVYDVSRRR, encoded by the coding sequence ATGAGCAGCGCATACGACGAACCTCTCGGCGTCACCCCGGACGGCGCGGCCTGGCTGGCGTCCGCCGGAACGTATCCGCGCAGCACCCTCGCGTTCTGGGAGGAGCGGCCGCAGGCCCCCGTGGTCCTGCCGTGCGGCTCGGTGTTCGACATCGTGAGCGCGCCCGCGCTGTTCGGGCGGCTGATGCTCGACCGGCTGTGGAGCGAGGGGCCGGGCTCCGGCCCGGTGGCCGCGTTCCGCGGACGCACGCTGCTGTTCGCCGCGCCGGGCACCGCCCAGCGGCTTCCGTCGCTGCTGGAGTGGGAGGAGTGGGGCGCCGACGGCCGCCGGGAGGGCCGCGCCGCGACCGTGCCGCCGCTGCTGTGCCACGGCACCGGCGACGCGGTGACCGTGCCCGCGCTCACCCCCTCCGACGCCGGGTGCGCCACCCGCTGGATGGTGGCCCCGGACACCCGTCACCCCTGGCTGCCGGGGCCCGAGATCCTGCTGTGGGCGGCGGTCCGGGCGGCCCGCTCGGCGGTGCGCATATCGATTTCTCCTCCCCCCGACCAGGATGCTAAGGTCTACGACGTCAGCAGGCGCCGCTAG
- a CDS encoding M6 family metalloprotease domain-containing protein → MPRPVRLFPCPRLRSTAAVFTTLSALAATSLIGGPSVAGPYSATPCALARTDAHHSEGLDTWNTAYPRPTRALDAVMVFLSFPDWTPMATPAELAADHFPATSRFFRQASYGRFALRSHPLKQWIRMPKPSTAYAIQRDWSPEGRAAYLRDALAAADPHVDFSRYDLVYFVADPDAPGVDSDATKVVNLQTPLHADGTDIPRVVTVFEKHPPDRLVLAHETGHVFDLPDLYHRPADGKGDWDTYVGDWDLMGSQFGLAPDLFAWHKWKLGWLDDRQVACVHGPGPTRLTLEPLAAGPGVPVARASGPPAFGLGDGVKLAVVRTGPDSALAFEARGPMGSDRAACRAGILVYRVSSGARSGRGPVEVLDAHPHTEACWENSVYPPLADAPVGLGESFTVPGSGVRVDVEARTASGEWAVKITPGVNL, encoded by the coding sequence CTGCCGCGACCCGTGCGACTGTTCCCCTGCCCCCGACTGCGCAGCACGGCGGCCGTGTTCACCACCCTCTCGGCGCTCGCGGCCACCTCCCTGATCGGCGGCCCCTCGGTCGCCGGGCCCTACTCCGCGACGCCCTGCGCCCTGGCCCGCACCGACGCCCACCACTCCGAGGGCCTGGACACCTGGAACACGGCCTACCCCCGCCCGACGCGCGCCCTGGACGCGGTCATGGTCTTCCTGTCCTTCCCCGACTGGACGCCCATGGCCACCCCCGCCGAACTGGCCGCCGACCACTTCCCGGCCACCAGCCGCTTCTTCCGCCAGGCGTCCTACGGCAGGTTCGCCCTGCGCTCGCACCCGCTCAAGCAGTGGATCCGCATGCCGAAGCCGTCCACCGCCTACGCCATACAGCGCGACTGGAGCCCCGAGGGCCGGGCCGCCTACCTGCGCGACGCCCTCGCCGCGGCCGACCCGCACGTCGACTTCTCCCGCTACGACCTCGTCTACTTCGTGGCCGACCCGGACGCGCCCGGCGTCGACTCGGACGCCACGAAGGTCGTCAACCTCCAGACCCCGCTGCACGCCGACGGCACGGACATCCCCCGCGTCGTCACCGTCTTCGAGAAGCACCCCCCGGACCGGCTCGTCCTCGCCCACGAGACCGGGCACGTCTTCGACCTCCCCGACCTCTACCACCGGCCCGCCGACGGCAAGGGCGACTGGGACACCTACGTGGGCGACTGGGACCTGATGGGCAGCCAGTTCGGCCTCGCCCCCGACCTGTTCGCCTGGCACAAGTGGAAGCTGGGCTGGCTGGACGACCGCCAGGTGGCGTGCGTCCACGGCCCGGGCCCCACCCGGCTGACCCTGGAACCGCTGGCCGCGGGACCCGGAGTGCCGGTCGCCCGCGCCTCCGGCCCGCCGGCCTTCGGACTCGGCGACGGCGTCAAGCTCGCGGTGGTGCGCACCGGTCCCGACAGCGCGCTCGCCTTCGAGGCGCGCGGCCCGATGGGCAGCGACCGCGCGGCCTGCCGCGCCGGCATCCTCGTCTACCGCGTGAGCAGCGGCGCCCGCTCGGGCCGCGGCCCCGTGGAGGTGCTCGACGCGCACCCGCACACCGAGGCCTGCTGGGAGAACTCGGTCTATCCGCCCCTCGCGGACGCCCCGGTGGGGCTCGGCGAGAGCTTCACCGTCCCCGGCAGCGGCGTCCGCGTCGACGTGGAGGCGCGCACCGCGTCGGGAGAGTGGGCGGTGAAGATCACGCCGGGCGTGAACCTCTGA
- a CDS encoding putative bifunctional diguanylate cyclase/phosphodiesterase, translating to MSGTSEGPTPAADLDRSAVTESDIDSTEGGPPGRRPPAYRSVFGAAPLAMAVVDGEGRVVDANDALGALLGGGSAALVGRVASDLLDLASDPRTWHAYREVLRGRRAKLRCTRRLKQPDGRSLWTQITVSPLDAGEPGVLLSVTDVSAHRDLQARLRHLQMHDPVTRLPNRTLFFERVSAALEAEAYEQSGTGRIGLCYLDLDGFKAVNDTLGHRVGDRLLAAVAQRLTECAAAAGQTRPSVPLVARLGGDEFALLVEDSTGTDQLADLAECALKALQAPFDLAGHRLNVSASIGVVERHAAGTTATGLMQAADTTLYWAKVDGKDRWTLFDPERNAHLMTRQALASTLRPAIERGEFRLDYQPLVGMSDGRLRGVEALVRWDHPRFGLLSPNRFVALAEEDGSIVPLGRWVLATACRQARQWQLDNPDEEPLFVSVNVAVRQVWDSDLVADVARILAETGLPPHLLQLELTESAVMGSAGRPLQALQALSEMGVGIAIDDFGTGYSNLAYLSRLPVSVLKLDGSFVRGFQYESDKEGGAPPNPADQVVVEAMIDLAHRLGLTVTAECVETSAQATRLRSIGCDTGQGWLYSRPVSPDRISELLGADTGTRPAPDPGTQSYAVGNP from the coding sequence GTGAGCGGAACGTCCGAAGGGCCGACGCCCGCGGCAGACCTCGACCGGTCAGCCGTCACAGAGAGTGACATCGACAGTACGGAAGGCGGCCCGCCGGGGCGCCGGCCGCCGGCCTACCGCTCCGTCTTCGGCGCGGCGCCCCTCGCCATGGCCGTCGTCGACGGCGAGGGCCGCGTCGTCGACGCCAACGACGCGCTCGGCGCGCTCCTCGGCGGCGGCAGCGCGGCGCTGGTCGGACGGGTCGCCTCCGACCTGCTGGACCTGGCCTCCGACCCGCGGACCTGGCACGCCTACCGCGAGGTGCTGCGCGGCCGGCGGGCGAAACTGCGCTGCACCCGGCGGCTGAAGCAGCCCGACGGCCGCTCGCTGTGGACGCAGATCACCGTCTCCCCGCTCGACGCGGGCGAGCCCGGTGTGCTGCTGTCCGTCACCGACGTCAGCGCCCACCGCGACCTCCAGGCGCGGCTGCGCCATCTTCAGATGCACGACCCGGTGACCCGGCTGCCCAACCGCACCCTCTTCTTCGAGCGGGTGTCGGCCGCACTGGAGGCGGAGGCGTACGAACAGAGCGGAACCGGCCGGATCGGCCTGTGCTACCTGGACCTGGACGGCTTCAAGGCCGTCAACGACACCCTCGGGCACCGCGTCGGCGACCGGCTGCTGGCCGCCGTCGCCCAGCGGCTCACGGAGTGCGCCGCCGCGGCCGGGCAGACCCGGCCGAGCGTGCCGCTGGTGGCGCGGCTCGGCGGCGACGAGTTCGCCCTGCTGGTCGAGGACTCCACCGGCACCGACCAGCTCGCCGACCTGGCCGAGTGCGCGCTCAAGGCGCTCCAGGCGCCCTTCGACCTGGCCGGGCACCGGCTGAACGTCTCCGCGTCGATCGGGGTCGTGGAGCGGCACGCCGCCGGCACCACGGCGACCGGGCTGATGCAGGCCGCCGACACGACCCTGTACTGGGCGAAGGTGGACGGCAAGGACCGCTGGACGCTGTTCGACCCCGAGCGCAACGCCCATCTGATGACCCGGCAGGCCCTGGCGTCCACGCTGCGGCCCGCCATCGAGCGCGGCGAGTTCCGCCTCGACTACCAGCCGCTGGTCGGCATGTCCGACGGCCGGCTGCGCGGGGTGGAGGCGCTGGTGCGGTGGGACCACCCCCGGTTCGGGCTGCTGTCGCCGAATCGGTTCGTCGCGCTCGCCGAGGAGGACGGCTCGATCGTCCCGCTCGGACGATGGGTTCTGGCCACCGCCTGCCGGCAGGCCCGCCAGTGGCAGCTGGACAACCCCGACGAGGAGCCGCTGTTCGTCAGCGTCAACGTGGCGGTCCGTCAGGTGTGGGACTCCGACCTGGTGGCGGACGTGGCGAGGATCCTCGCCGAGACCGGGCTGCCGCCGCATCTGCTGCAACTGGAGCTGACCGAGTCCGCGGTGATGGGCTCGGCGGGACGGCCGTTGCAGGCGTTGCAGGCGCTCAGCGAGATGGGCGTGGGGATCGCCATCGACGACTTCGGCACCGGCTACTCCAACCTGGCCTATCTGAGCCGGCTGCCGGTGTCGGTGCTGAAACTGGACGGGTCCTTCGTGCGCGGCTTCCAGTACGAGAGCGACAAGGAGGGGGGCGCCCCGCCGAACCCGGCCGACCAGGTGGTCGTCGAGGCGATGATCGACCTCGCGCACCGGCTGGGGCTGACCGTCACCGCCGAGTGCGTGGAGACGTCCGCGCAGGCGACCCGGCTGCGCAGCATCGGCTGCGACACCGGGCAGGGGTGGCTGTACTCCCGCCCGGTGTCCCCGGACCGCATCTCCGAACTGCTCGGGGCGGACACCGGGACGCGGCCCGCCCCGGACCCCGGCACGCAGTCCTACGCCGTCGGCAACCCGTAG
- a CDS encoding LLM class flavin-dependent oxidoreductase — MRGTALGSAPVPLSVLDLVTVGSGRTATDALRTSVDLARLTESRGFHRYWVAEHHSMPGVASSSPAVILAHLAAHTERIRLGSGGVMLPNHAPLVIAEQFGTLEALAPHRVDLGLGRAPGTDGATAAALRRSATLNEGADDFPEQLAELIRFLDDDFPDGHPYRRIHAIPGPVQGSSPGGVQSSHRPPVWLLGSSGFSARLAAVLGLPFAFAHHFSAQNTVPALDLYRESFRPSAVLAEPYALIGVSVLAADDEREARRQVLATGVNMLRLRSGRPGLFPSPEEAEGYELGPMEREFIDSWTANIVHGTADEVRAGLDELHKRTGADELMLTSHAHRGELRLRSYELVADAYGLPTA; from the coding sequence ATCCGCGGTACCGCGCTCGGGAGCGCCCCCGTGCCCCTGTCCGTGCTGGACCTGGTCACCGTCGGCTCCGGCCGGACCGCGACCGACGCCCTGCGCACCAGCGTCGACCTCGCCAGGCTCACCGAGTCACGCGGCTTCCACCGCTACTGGGTCGCCGAGCACCACTCCATGCCGGGCGTCGCGTCCTCCTCGCCCGCCGTGATCCTGGCCCACCTCGCCGCGCACACCGAGCGCATCCGGCTCGGCTCCGGCGGCGTCATGCTGCCCAACCACGCGCCCCTGGTCATCGCCGAGCAGTTCGGCACCCTGGAGGCGCTGGCCCCGCACCGCGTCGACCTCGGACTGGGCCGCGCCCCGGGCACGGACGGCGCGACGGCCGCCGCCCTGCGCCGGTCCGCCACCCTGAACGAGGGCGCCGACGACTTCCCCGAGCAGCTCGCCGAGCTGATCCGCTTCCTGGACGACGACTTCCCCGACGGCCACCCCTATCGCAGGATCCACGCGATCCCCGGCCCGGTGCAGGGCTCGTCGCCGGGCGGCGTCCAGTCTTCGCACCGGCCGCCGGTGTGGCTGCTCGGCTCTTCCGGCTTCAGCGCCCGGCTGGCCGCGGTGCTCGGCCTGCCCTTCGCCTTCGCGCACCACTTCTCCGCGCAGAACACCGTCCCGGCGCTCGACCTGTACCGGGAGTCGTTCCGGCCGTCCGCGGTGCTGGCCGAGCCCTACGCCCTGATCGGCGTCTCCGTGCTCGCCGCCGACGACGAGCGCGAGGCCCGCCGCCAGGTCCTGGCCACCGGCGTCAACATGCTTCGCCTGCGCAGCGGCCGCCCCGGCCTGTTCCCCTCCCCCGAGGAGGCGGAGGGCTACGAACTGGGCCCGATGGAGCGGGAGTTCATCGACTCCTGGACCGCGAACATCGTCCACGGCACCGCCGACGAGGTCCGCGCCGGACTCGACGAACTGCACAAGCGCACCGGCGCCGACGAGTTGATGCTCACCAGCCACGCCCACCGCGGCGAGCTGCGCCTGCGCTCCTACGAACTGGTCGCCGACGCCTACGGGTTGCCGACGGCGTAG
- a CDS encoding maleate cis-trans isomerase family protein, producing the protein MTALGFLYPGHSAEDDYPRIEQLLGSDIRVDLVHTDAGEDTHRIDALRGIGAPERLAKGIEQLRLAGAEAVVWACTSGGFVHGWDGAQEQVRTLAVTAGMPASSTSFAFVHAAREVGAARVAVAAVYPQDVSALFADFLRAGGLEVTGVRGGGAAGAAEAGAWGEAEVLALARAADTPDAQAVLLPGTALHTAAWLPALEDALGKPVLTANQVTVWEALRLTDRRVHAPGLGALFVREPTVQV; encoded by the coding sequence ATGACCGCACTCGGATTCCTCTACCCGGGCCACTCGGCCGAGGACGACTACCCCCGCATCGAGCAGCTCCTGGGCAGCGACATCCGGGTGGACCTGGTCCACACGGACGCCGGCGAGGACACGCACCGGATCGACGCGCTCAGGGGGATCGGCGCGCCCGAACGGCTCGCGAAGGGCATTGAGCAGCTGCGGCTCGCCGGCGCCGAGGCGGTCGTGTGGGCCTGCACGAGCGGCGGCTTCGTGCACGGCTGGGACGGCGCGCAGGAGCAGGTGCGCACCCTGGCCGTCACCGCCGGGATGCCGGCCTCCTCCACCTCCTTCGCCTTCGTGCACGCGGCCCGCGAGGTCGGGGCCGCCAGGGTCGCCGTCGCCGCCGTCTACCCGCAGGACGTGAGCGCGCTGTTCGCCGACTTCCTGCGCGCGGGCGGACTGGAGGTGACCGGCGTGCGCGGCGGCGGGGCCGCCGGCGCGGCCGAGGCCGGCGCGTGGGGCGAGGCGGAGGTGCTCGCCCTCGCGCGGGCGGCCGACACCCCCGACGCGCAGGCGGTCCTGCTGCCCGGCACCGCCCTGCACACGGCCGCCTGGCTGCCCGCGCTGGAGGACGCGCTCGGCAAGCCGGTCCTGACCGCCAACCAGGTCACCGTCTGGGAGGCGCTGCGCCTGACGGACCGCCGCGTGCACGCGCCGGGGCTCGGCGCGCTGTTCGTCCGGGAGCCGACCGTGCAGGTCTGA
- a CDS encoding D-2-hydroxyacid dehydrogenase, whose translation MGDAPEALPTLLVLDADPLPRLGRLTGRARVLHTDEASLAERLPAADVLLVWDVTSHAVRAAWPGGGPRPRWVHTASAGVDHVMCPEIAASDTVVTNARGVFDEPIAEYVAALVLSMAKDLPRTWEFQQRGAWVHRETRRVAGGRAVVVGSGPIGRAIARTLKALGLTVAVVGRVPRTGIHGPQDLDRLLARADWVIAAAPLTEQTRGMFDTRRFGVMQPSARFVNVGRGPLVVEDALVRALERRWIAGAALDVVTDEPLAPDSPLWRVPGLLISPHMSGDTIGSSDELGAQFVDLFERWAAGRPLKNVVDKQRGYVPGH comes from the coding sequence ATGGGCGACGCCCCGGAGGCTCTCCCGACGCTGCTCGTCCTCGACGCCGACCCCCTCCCCCGGCTGGGGCGGCTCACCGGACGGGCCCGGGTGCTGCACACCGACGAGGCCTCGCTCGCGGAACGGCTCCCGGCCGCGGACGTGCTGCTCGTCTGGGACGTCACCTCGCACGCGGTGCGCGCCGCCTGGCCGGGCGGGGGCCCGCGGCCGCGCTGGGTGCACACCGCGAGCGCGGGCGTGGACCATGTGATGTGCCCGGAAATCGCCGCGTCGGACACGGTGGTGACGAACGCCCGCGGCGTCTTCGACGAGCCGATCGCCGAGTACGTCGCCGCGCTGGTGCTGTCGATGGCCAAGGACCTGCCCCGCACCTGGGAGTTCCAGCAGCGGGGCGCGTGGGTGCACCGGGAGACCCGGCGGGTCGCCGGGGGCCGGGCCGTGGTCGTCGGATCGGGGCCGATCGGACGGGCGATCGCCCGCACCCTGAAGGCGCTAGGGCTGACCGTCGCGGTCGTCGGCCGGGTCCCGCGCACCGGCATCCACGGCCCGCAGGACCTGGACCGGCTCCTCGCCCGCGCCGACTGGGTGATCGCCGCCGCCCCGCTCACCGAGCAGACGCGCGGCATGTTCGACACCCGCCGGTTCGGCGTGATGCAGCCCTCCGCGCGGTTCGTGAACGTCGGCCGCGGACCGCTGGTCGTCGAGGACGCGCTGGTGCGGGCCCTGGAGCGGCGCTGGATCGCGGGCGCCGCGCTGGACGTCGTCACCGACGAGCCGCTCGCCCCCGACAGCCCGCTGTGGCGGGTCCCGGGGCTGCTGATCTCCCCCCACATGAGCGGCGACACCATCGGGTCGTCCGACGAACTCGGCGCACAGTTCGTCGACCTGTTCGAGCGGTGGGCGGCGGGCCGGCCGCTGAAGAACGTGGTCGACAAGCAGCGCGGCTACGTGCCCGGCCACTGA
- a CDS encoding cupin domain-containing protein produces MSSPLLVRADRAETVQDGALSLITLLADAGATDGAVTANKATFAKGSPGAPAHFHTKATEVFLVLDGTMRFLVGDEVRTLGAGDFLTVPPTVPHAFAPGVDSTAELLVLFTPGLHRFDYYRLLERVYRGEADVEEIRAGSERYDNHYFASPVWQEELRRTAPATA; encoded by the coding sequence ATGAGCAGCCCCCTCCTCGTCCGCGCCGACCGCGCCGAGACCGTGCAGGACGGCGCCCTCAGCCTGATCACCCTGCTCGCCGACGCGGGTGCCACCGACGGAGCCGTCACCGCCAACAAGGCGACCTTCGCCAAGGGCTCGCCCGGCGCCCCCGCCCACTTCCACACCAAGGCGACCGAGGTCTTCCTCGTCCTCGACGGCACGATGCGCTTCCTGGTCGGCGACGAGGTGCGCACCCTGGGCGCCGGCGACTTCCTGACCGTCCCGCCGACCGTCCCGCACGCGTTCGCGCCGGGCGTCGACAGCACCGCCGAACTGCTCGTCCTGTTCACCCCCGGCCTGCACCGCTTCGACTACTACCGGCTGCTGGAGCGGGTGTACCGAGGCGAGGCGGACGTCGAGGAGATCCGGGCCGGTTCCGAGCGGTACGACAACCACTACTTCGCGAGCCCGGTCTGGCAGGAGGAGCTGCGCCGCACCGCCCCGGCCACCGCCTGA
- the ehuB gene encoding ectoine/hydroxyectoine ABC transporter substrate-binding protein EhuB gives MARPHANRPETAGRPSRGLSRRSLFAGAVSLGIAGGLGAAGCSRVPDGGKVLGGSLLDTLRDQGSVKIGIASEPPFGYVGDDGQATGEAPAIAEAVFRKLGIDDVKPVPVDFGALIPGLKARQFDVVSAGMYINPVRCEQVLFADPDYLMLDSFIVRKGNPHGIRTYADVKKKGLRLASGKAYAQIDYARAAGIGDVLVLPDQVAGLDAVAQGRVDAFAGTRITVRSAVAGSARVSATEPFQPVVDGKPAYGAGGFAFRQSERNLRDAFNAELLKLKQDDYRQLLEIVGPFGFTKADMTDLTAKELCG, from the coding sequence ATGGCTCGACCACATGCAAACCGACCAGAAACCGCCGGCAGACCCTCCCGAGGGCTGAGCCGCCGTTCGCTCTTTGCGGGAGCGGTGTCGCTGGGCATCGCGGGAGGCCTCGGGGCGGCCGGGTGCAGCCGCGTCCCGGACGGCGGAAAGGTGCTGGGCGGCAGCCTCCTGGACACCCTGCGCGATCAGGGATCCGTGAAGATCGGCATCGCGAGCGAGCCGCCCTTCGGCTACGTCGGGGACGACGGTCAGGCCACCGGAGAGGCGCCCGCGATCGCGGAGGCGGTGTTCAGGAAGCTCGGCATCGACGACGTCAAGCCGGTGCCCGTGGACTTCGGCGCCCTGATACCCGGCCTGAAGGCCCGGCAGTTCGACGTGGTGTCCGCGGGGATGTACATCAACCCGGTCCGCTGTGAGCAGGTGCTGTTCGCCGACCCGGACTATCTGATGCTGGACTCGTTCATCGTCAGGAAGGGCAACCCGCACGGCATCAGGACGTACGCCGACGTCAAGAAGAAGGGGCTGAGACTCGCCTCCGGGAAGGCGTACGCCCAGATCGACTACGCCAGGGCGGCGGGCATCGGCGACGTCCTGGTCCTGCCGGACCAGGTGGCCGGGCTGGACGCGGTGGCCCAGGGCCGGGTGGACGCGTTCGCGGGCACCCGCATCACGGTCAGGTCGGCGGTGGCGGGCTCCGCGCGCGTGTCGGCGACCGAGCCGTTCCAGCCGGTGGTCGACGGCAAGCCCGCCTACGGCGCGGGCGGCTTCGCCTTCCGGCAGTCCGAGCGGAACCTCCGCGACGCCTTCAACGCGGAACTGCTGAAGCTCAAGCAGGACGACTACCGGCAACTCCTGGAGATCGTCGGCCCGTTCGGGTTCACCAAGGCCGACATGACGGACCTGACGGCGAAGGAGCTGTGCGGCTGA
- the ehuC gene encoding ectoine/hydroxyectoine ABC transporter permease subunit EhuC, translating to MMSAQFFTTWFLPGVWITVQVTFLSAVLAAAVSFAIGLARGSRLWIVRFVAGVYFEVFRGMSALVLMFWMFFALPLFGWQLEPLWAGVSALGLTYGAYGSEIVRGSLAAVPTAQKEAGVALDFTRWQRLRLIELPQAWPEMMPPFNNLLIELLKGTALVSVITVADMTFAGNLLRLGTNETTPVYTLLLVLYFVLAFVITRGMRMLERKAKAGVGELPRTPRGGGGGGGGGGGTGAGGGARGTGLPAGSRSAGGVR from the coding sequence ATGATGAGTGCGCAGTTCTTCACGACCTGGTTCCTGCCGGGCGTCTGGATCACCGTCCAGGTGACCTTCCTCTCGGCCGTCCTGGCCGCGGCGGTCTCCTTCGCGATCGGTCTCGCCCGCGGCTCGCGCCTGTGGATCGTCCGCTTCGTGGCCGGCGTCTACTTCGAGGTCTTCCGCGGCATGTCGGCGCTGGTGCTGATGTTCTGGATGTTCTTCGCGCTGCCCCTCTTCGGCTGGCAGCTGGAGCCCCTGTGGGCCGGCGTGAGCGCGCTGGGCCTGACCTACGGGGCCTACGGCTCCGAGATCGTCCGCGGCTCGCTGGCCGCCGTCCCGACGGCGCAGAAGGAGGCGGGCGTGGCGCTCGACTTCACCCGGTGGCAGCGGCTGCGCCTGATCGAACTGCCGCAGGCCTGGCCGGAGATGATGCCGCCGTTCAACAACCTGCTGATCGAGCTGCTGAAGGGCACCGCCCTGGTCTCGGTGATCACGGTGGCCGACATGACGTTCGCGGGCAACCTGCTGCGGCTGGGCACCAACGAGACCACCCCGGTCTACACGCTGCTGCTGGTCCTCTACTTCGTCCTCGCCTTCGTCATCACCCGCGGCATGCGGATGCTGGAGCGCAAGGCCAAGGCCGGGGTCGGCGAACTGCCGCGCACGCCGCGCGGCGGCGGTGGCGGCGGTGGTGGTGGTGGCGGGACCGGCGCGGGCGGCGGCGCGCGCGGCACGGGCCTGCCCGCCGGTTCGCGGTCCGCGGGAGGTGTGCGATGA